A region of the Drosophila subobscura isolate 14011-0131.10 chromosome J, UCBerk_Dsub_1.0, whole genome shotgun sequence genome:
GTCAGATGGCGCCCGAAGACATAATATCGCCAGCGTAGCTGAGCtcaggaaatggaaatgatttcATTGTGCTGCCGATAAAATTGTCGCCAGCGAAAAATGTTGCCCGTGACTTTGATTTTGGCCGCCACAACATTAATTTCCAAGGAACTTGCACATACACAAaagagagcacacacaaacacaacaaaaagcaacaggcttggggcatggggcatgggacaaaaaaaagttggcTGCTTATCTGGCCTGAAAGATCTCCGAGCTCGGGTCGGTGCtcatttgactttgacatGCGAACGTTTGCCCcaccaccagctccagcttcagcttcagcatgGACTCTCACTGCCAGTGGATCCCCCTAAATGagaattcaataaatttcagcaaaagcccgcagcagcagcagcatcggcagcatctccagcatcggcagcaccaacaacacaaTGGGCCAACCGTTGTCGTTAGTCTTTTGGCGACGTTTAACATGAATATGCAGTGTGGCTAATGTGGAGCCCATAAACACTTCCAGCGGCAACATGAATGGCCTGCAGCCCCCAACAGATGTTTGTGCTGGCCCCAAACGAGCACCGAAAACAGGTTGCTGCTACGTGTGTGGGTCTCAcgggggcatggcatggcatgggatggCATCCTGCGGTCCCCGGATCATGCGGCAATGGAGCGCTCTTAACAATTGTTTCTTAACgcgaattgaaatgaaatgccacCGTCGACGATTGGTTATTTGGCCAATCATCGccggctctgctctggctcgtCCAACACTTGCAGCGCATCGGGTAGCTGCTGCAGCATAGAGGAGCATCAAAGGAACCGCCTCATTTCCGTTGGCCATTTGATAACATGAAGAGATGTGTGAGGGACACCCGGACAATTGCACATGTAAATGGCCACAGTTGCTAACAACTACAATGTGAAAACATCAATTACACGGGACCCAAGCTGGTTCTCTGACTACCACTGCGccggcgacggcgactgctCTCTCGCCAGGATTGCTGGCTGGCGACCGTGGCGCTCAATCAGCGCATTTAACTTGGCGCTGGCGCCAGCGTTTAAGATGCGGCGCGCTCTGATCTGTTGATAAGCCATGTCcatgttgttgtggtggttgcCAGGAGAGCGGCGCTTGGATTTTTCGGATGGGGATTTTGGGGAGGGCGCGGACGGGCAGAGGGCGGAGCACGTCTGGCGATGTTGGAACAGGTTTTAATGGCTTGCATGAGACAGAATTATGTGCGGCAGTGCTGCGCAGACCAGCCAAATggaggcatgcaacaaatttcTGAATTGAAGAACGAAGAGGATGGGTCATGGGAAATTATTGTGGAATGTATTCAAATGTGCGCACGGGCTCAGCTCTCGGTTGACCACAGCGATGTGTCTTCATTGATGCAGAGTCTGGACAATCCCCCCGCTGCTGCAAAAAAGTGATTCAAACAGGCAAGAAATTTCATTCAACTTCcatttggaatattttattaatgcCGCATTAAAATGCCAATGACAATAAATCCATTACGAAATCATTTGAACAATTAGAATTGCATAATAAATACGATAAATACTGACGGCAGATACCTGGAAATCCTAATTAACTGCAAAATATCACAATTCAACTTAGACActacggcgacgacgacgacgacgacgactatgATGATGGCCAACGACGCTGACGATGGCAACCTAACGCTAATTAAATGTACAATTTGCTACCGAAATGGGAGCAGGCGGCGACTAAACGGAGACGCTCGTACCTAATATGTCCGagatgctgaagctgctccgtttgggctttggctgtgCATCGGCGGCAACAGACGCAGTCTCATGTGTGCTCgttgtgctggtgctgctgctgctgctgctcgtgatTGTTGTGGTATTGGTGCCCACCACATCCACAAAGGTATCGGTGTCTGCCTCGGCCGCCGACTCGCCACTgaacgaggacgatgacgtggaggaggaggctggcGATGGCGGTGTGTAGGCCCAACTTGGATAGCAGGCAATGTGTCTGGCATACTCAATGGCAtgcgatgccgatgccgacggtggcggtggctgtggcatatAGAAATTGGCATCCAGAGTATCCAACAGATAATGACGCTGCATAAGGCTGGACTGGATTTGCGTTGCGTTCGGCTGTGGATGCCTCGACAGATCATCGGCCAAACGCAGACGCTTGGCCAGGGGTGAGTGCTCCACATTGAGTGCTcctcctgtggctgctgccgccggctGTGGAGGCGGTGAATCGTTCAGCTTGCGCTTGCACCGCGACTGACCCGACTCACGGAAACCCTTGGCAAAGGGATTGTTGTCGATCTTCAGCTTGGTGATGCGATCGTTCTGCAAGCATTAGGGAAAAATTAGTTCACGACTGCCACATGGAAGAGCGGTGGCTGCAGCTACACACCTGATATGCGGTTACGGCTATAAATTCCGTCTCGGGGAAGACAAACGCCTGCTGCGGGGCCCAGGGGATCTGGCCAAGATCAGAGGTGCGTATGACATGCAGACGCGGCTGATACTTGTGCATGCTGGCCAGGACAATCTGTAGAAGGATGAGGACTTCTTTTAGTAACAAATTAAGAGTGAGAATCATGGGATCCACTTACGTGTCCATTGTTGTCCAGAGTGTTGTTGGTCAGCTTCACTTTGCTGAAGAGCAGCGCCTGCGACTGCCAATGCTTGCCCGTGGCTGGGCTCTCTGGATGCAAATACATGCGCTGAGGGCTCTGTGGCTCGGCTCCTCCAGCGGGAACCCACTGCGAGCCGGAGAACTTGTAGCGGCAGTCGCCAATGGGCACCATCTCGAGGAGCACGCAGTAgctggcctcctcctcgagTCCGCTCAGTGAGACACGCATCGAGGGGAACATGCGTCTGTTGGAGaagcaaattaaatggaaGTTAGCGACACGTTGACACGACGACGATAAGATGGTGGCTTATCGCAATCTCTTGCTAGTTAAGAGTCGACAAAGTCGGCCACATTTTTCGGAGATAAGCGaaggaaacaaacaattaaGTAGTACCAACCTGCCACACTTTGTGATGATCATTTCGGTGCCAATGTGGTGGAACTGTTGCCACAGTTCGTTGTTCTCCAACTTGGCCTCCACGGCTCCAGGCAGCGAGGGCTGCGGTGGCGGCGGGGGCGCAAAGTGCCCAGCGAAGGCCGGCAGAAGGCCGCATAGGGGATCTGCAAAGGCAAACGAAATGGATTTGTTAGTGCCGTCGGCAAATCAACTCCAGGGAGCTTGCTCCACTTACCAGGCAGCCGTTGCATAATCTGATGGCGATAGATCTCGTGggcgatctgctgctgcatgcgcAGATCGGCGATGTTTGGCAGggccaacattttgtgtggatCTCCTTGGAGTGTGGATACGGATTACGGGATTACTGTCGATGGTTCGAGTCGATCGAACTTTTGGCTTCTAAATTccgaaataaatatatttgaggCGCGACTCGAAACACGAACTGCTCGTCACGTTGTCCAGATGAGACTGTTTCTCTCAGCAGCGACGATCGGCACTACCTCGAGTCGGCCAGAATCCGGTCTGCGCTCAGTCGATCTCTTCAGGTAGCAGTCGCTCGACCTGTTCCACCGCTCAAGTGGTGTgtcgtgtgtctgtgtgtgtgctggtgtgctctccctctgccgcaCTGCAGCGCGGGCATTGGCTGTTAATCTTTGGAACGTTTCGTTGTCCCGCTCTTACCGTAGCGGAACGCCATTTTGGGTCGTGCATGCTTatgggggaatggaatggaatctgGTTCCCCAGCTCCCCAATGATGGGAGCACCCATATTGCCGTTGATAGCATTAATGGGGggaattggattggattggggaGCGCTCTTTGAAGTgtagcctcctcctcctaatCGGCtgtaatatttatgaaaaaggaaaatgcttTGGATGTGGGCCAAATCCGAATGCTTCTAAAGATAACATTctatagaaaaagaaaacttttaagCAGATGGGTGGGGCGAAGTACTAAATTTACTTTAACCTCTTCTTAGTTCCCACAAGTCCTTCAATCATATCCTTTGAAAATCTTCCCACAGAATGTTCTTCCATATCAAGGAccacttttaatattttcctttttcatcATCAGCATTTTCGAGTGCCCACTCGACTAGGAAACCTTTGAGAACCG
Encoded here:
- the LOC117895237 gene encoding T-box transcription factor TBX6 is translated as MLALPNIADLRMQQQIAHEIYRHQIMQRLPDPLCGLLPAFAGHFAPPPPPQPSLPGAVEAKLENNELWQQFHHIGTEMIITKCGRRMFPSMRVSLSGLEEEASYCVLLEMVPIGDCRYKFSGSQWVPAGGAEPQSPQRMYLHPESPATGKHWQSQALLFSKVKLTNNTLDNNGHIVLASMHKYQPRLHVIRTSDLGQIPWAPQQAFVFPETEFIAVTAYQNDRITKLKIDNNPFAKGFRESGQSRCKRKLNDSPPPQPAAAATGGALNVEHSPLAKRLRLADDLSRHPQPNATQIQSSLMQRHYLLDTLDANFYMPQPPPPSASASHAIEYARHIACYPSWAYTPPSPASSSTSSSSFSGESAAEADTDTFVDVVGTNTTTITSSSSSSTSTTSTHETASVAADAQPKPKRSSFSISDILGTSVSV